From a single Vitis vinifera cultivar Pinot Noir 40024 chromosome 18, ASM3070453v1 genomic region:
- the LOC100243712 gene encoding alkylbase DNA glycosidase-like protein mag2 — MMGEHAQTVPKLQPDNESATATSNAADTTAIQIVSTSTELATIAPPENQSSASNIPFRPRKIRKISPDNSESKPAGDSKTAGKGAKNKLVPQRVPAVPNMVARALSCEGEIEIALRHLRNADPHLAPLIDLHPPPTFDSFHTPFLALTKSILYQQLAYKAGTSIYTRFVGLCGGEAGVLPETVLALTPHQLRQIGVSGRKASYLHDLARKYQNGILSDTGIITMDDKSLFTMLTMVNGIGSWSVHMFMIFSLHRPDVLPVNDLGVRKGVQLLYGLEELPRPSQMEQLCEKWRPYRSVASWYIWRFVEGKGAPSSAAAVAGGPSLQQQQQQQEQQQQHQQQQHQQQFLDPINGILNLGACAWGQ, encoded by the coding sequence ATGATGGGCGAGCACGCTCAGACTGTGCCTAAGCTGCAGCCCGATAATGAAAGTGCTACGGCCACCTCCAACGCCGCCGACACGACTGCCATCCAAATCGTTTCGACATCCACCGAATTAGCGACCATTGCTCCTCCTGAAAATCAATCTTCTGCTTCAAACATTCCTTTTCGTCCAAGAAAGATCCGAAAAATTTCTCCAGATAACTCCGAATCGAAACCCGCCGGAGATTCCAAGACTGCAGGGAAAGGTGCCAAGAACAAGCTTGTTCCTCAACGAGTTCCGGCGGTACCGAACATGGTGGCGAGGGCGCTATCTTGCGAAGGCGAGATCGAAATCGCGCTCCGACATCTTCGAAACGCGGATCCGCACCTGGCTCCGTTAATTGATCTCCACCCGCCTCCAACATTCGACTCTTTCCACACCCCGTTTCTTGCCCTAACAAAGAGCATTCTCTATCAGCAGCTCGCCTACAAGGCCGGCACCTCGATCTACACTCGATTCGTTGGTCTCTGTGGCGGCGAAGCCGGAGTATTGCCGGAAACCGTTCTTGCCCTAACCCCTCACCAGCTTCGGCAAATCGGAGTATCGGGGCGTAAGGCTAGTTATCTACATGACCTTGCGAGGAAATACCAAAATGGCATCTTGTCCGATACAGGGATTATTACAATGGATGATAAGTCCCTTTTCACAATGCTCACGATGGTTAATGGCATTGGGTCTTGGTCTGTTCATATGTTCATGATTTTCTCACTCCATAGACCGGATGTTCTTCCTGTAAACGATCTTGGTGTCCGCAAAGGGGTGCAGCTCCTTTATGGCCTTGAAGAGTTGCCTAGGCCGTCCCAGATGGAACAGTTGTGCGAGAAGTGGAGGCCGTATAGGTCAGTAGCATCCTGGTATATCTGGAGGTTTGTTGAAGGCAAGGGAGCTCCTTCTAGCGCGGCGGCTGTTGCTGGGGGTCCTAGtctgcagcagcagcagcagcagcaagaGCAGCAACAACAACATCAGCAGCAACAACATCAGCAGCAGTTTCTCGATCCAATCAATGGCATTCTAAACCTCGG